One region of Mycolicibacterium rhodesiae NBB3 genomic DNA includes:
- a CDS encoding DUF4032 domain-containing protein, which produces MRAPEFRLRTPTPGLLGLPWDRSLDQWSVPDVPLRDIAVGPSRHLVKFVDADGALWAVKDMPPRIAVKEYEVLRRLEEMGLPAVRPAGVVLQPEFDTAILVTRFLDGSWQYRRLFMRLPSDQPKHRARLLDAMAGLLVELHRHGVFWGDCSLANTLFSRDGQLLQAWLVDAETSEVHPVLSRGQREHDLEIMVENVAMGMTDLAERLGRSALEDVLIAEAEQTRARYETLWDALHAEPVFGFTDRYRVEGTVRRLNELGFAVDEVSLQPVESGELKLHVAVGDRRYHAQRLEQLTGLDVGEGQARILLGDLQAYQAQLCREEGHDIDERTAARLWVIEVLTPYEQLAHDVVGNKGTPIQAYCDLLEVRWLLSERAGRDVGTNAALAALHGDAIPTDSAAKVAIAETPTEPFEALSFDE; this is translated from the coding sequence GCACCGGAGTTCCGGCTCCGGACACCGACTCCGGGTCTGCTGGGGCTGCCGTGGGACAGGTCTCTGGATCAGTGGTCCGTTCCCGACGTCCCGCTGCGTGACATCGCTGTTGGCCCCAGCCGGCACCTGGTGAAGTTCGTCGACGCCGACGGCGCACTATGGGCGGTCAAGGACATGCCTCCCCGCATCGCGGTCAAGGAATACGAGGTGCTGCGACGCCTGGAGGAGATGGGTCTGCCCGCGGTCCGCCCCGCGGGGGTGGTGCTGCAGCCCGAGTTCGACACCGCGATCCTCGTCACCCGTTTCCTCGACGGGTCTTGGCAGTATCGGCGGTTGTTCATGCGACTCCCCTCCGACCAGCCGAAGCACCGAGCGCGGCTGCTGGACGCGATGGCCGGCCTGCTGGTGGAGTTGCACCGGCACGGTGTCTTCTGGGGCGACTGCTCGCTGGCGAACACGCTTTTCTCCCGCGACGGCCAGCTGCTGCAGGCGTGGCTCGTCGACGCCGAAACATCCGAAGTGCACCCGGTTTTGAGCCGCGGGCAGCGCGAACACGACCTCGAGATCATGGTGGAGAACGTCGCGATGGGTATGACAGACCTCGCCGAGCGGCTCGGACGATCGGCGTTGGAGGACGTGCTCATTGCCGAAGCCGAACAGACCAGGGCACGGTACGAGACGTTGTGGGACGCGTTGCACGCCGAGCCCGTCTTCGGCTTCACCGACCGTTATCGGGTCGAGGGCACGGTGCGCCGTCTCAACGAGCTCGGCTTCGCCGTGGACGAGGTGTCGCTGCAGCCGGTCGAGTCCGGTGAATTGAAACTTCATGTCGCCGTTGGTGATCGGCGCTATCACGCGCAACGTCTGGAGCAGCTCACCGGACTGGATGTGGGAGAGGGGCAGGCGCGCATCCTGCTCGGCGACCTGCAGGCATACCAGGCGCAGCTATGCCGGGAAGAGGGCCACGATATCGACGAGCGGACCGCAGCCAGGTTGTGGGTGATCGAGGTGCTGACCCCGTACGAGCAGCTGGCCCACGATGTCGTCGGCAACAAGGGCACGCCGATCCAGGCTTATTGCGATCTGCTTGAGGTCCGTTGGCTGCTGAGCGAGCGGGCGGGACGCGACGTGGGCACCAATGCCGCACTCGCCGCATTGCACGGCGACGCGATCCCCACCGACTCGGCGGCGAAGGTGGCTATCGCCGAGACGCCCACCGAGCCGTTCGAAGCGCTGTCGTTCGACGAGTAG
- a CDS encoding ATP-dependent DNA ligase, with the protein MVDQFGRVKLTNPDKVLYPATELRPKAVTKQEVFDYYVRIAEVMVPHIAGRAVTRKRWPNGVDEPSFFEKQLASSAPDWLERGSIAHKSGTTTYPIINSAEGLAWIAQQASLEVHVPQWRFVSTWTRDEGAEQTPGPATRVVFDLDPGEGVTFRQLCEVAHEVRELIAGMGLTTFPLTSGSKGLHLYVPLDEPISSRGASVLAKRVAQQLEQAMPKRVTATMTKSLRAGKVFLDWSQNNGNKTTIAPYSLRGRDEPTVAAPRTWDEIEDPELRHLRFDEVLERVERDGDLLAQMDTDAPVADALTTYRSMRDAGKTPEPVPHVAPTPGNDDFFVIQEHHARRLHYDFRLERNGVLVSWAVPKNLPDTPSVNHLAVHTEDHPFEYGSFEGEIPKGEYGGGKVVIWDTGTYETEKFRDHAPDGPAKGGEVIITLHGKKIDGRYALIQTDGKNWLAHRMKEQANPQASDLAPMLSTEGSIAKLTSAQWAFEGKWDGYRVLVDANHGKLNVRSRRGRDVTGEYPQFASLAADLADHHVILDGEAVALDKHGVPSFSEMQNRARSTRVEFWAFDILYLDGRSLLKAKYSDRRRLLEALADGGNLIVPDPLPGDGPEALEHAREHRWEGVVAKKLDATYQPGRRSKSWIKDKIWNTQEVVIGGWRKGDGGRSSGIGALMLGIPSPDNPEGGLQFVGRVGTGFTEKELSKLKGILEPLATEESPFNARLSTIDARGVTFVRPELVGEVRYSERTSDDRLRQPSWRGLRPDKEPSEIVWE; encoded by the coding sequence GTGGTGGATCAGTTCGGTCGGGTGAAACTGACCAACCCGGATAAGGTGCTGTACCCAGCGACGGAATTGCGGCCGAAGGCCGTCACGAAACAAGAAGTCTTCGACTACTACGTCCGCATCGCCGAGGTGATGGTGCCCCACATCGCGGGCCGAGCGGTCACCCGTAAACGCTGGCCCAACGGTGTTGACGAGCCATCGTTCTTCGAGAAGCAGTTGGCCTCGTCGGCACCCGACTGGCTCGAGCGGGGCTCGATCGCGCACAAGTCGGGGACCACCACATATCCGATCATCAATAGCGCCGAGGGACTGGCGTGGATTGCGCAGCAGGCGTCATTGGAAGTGCACGTGCCGCAGTGGCGATTCGTCAGCACATGGACCAGAGACGAAGGAGCCGAACAGACGCCGGGGCCGGCCACACGGGTGGTGTTCGACCTGGATCCCGGTGAAGGCGTGACATTCCGGCAGCTGTGCGAGGTCGCTCACGAGGTACGTGAACTGATCGCCGGCATGGGACTGACTACCTTCCCACTGACCAGCGGGAGCAAGGGGCTGCACCTGTATGTGCCACTGGACGAGCCGATCAGTTCGCGAGGCGCGTCGGTGCTCGCGAAACGGGTGGCGCAGCAGCTGGAGCAGGCGATGCCCAAACGGGTCACCGCGACGATGACGAAAAGCCTTCGCGCAGGCAAGGTGTTCCTGGACTGGAGCCAGAACAACGGGAACAAGACCACGATCGCGCCGTATTCGCTGCGGGGCCGGGACGAGCCGACCGTCGCCGCGCCCCGCACCTGGGATGAGATCGAGGATCCCGAGCTGCGGCACCTTCGCTTCGACGAGGTGCTGGAACGCGTTGAACGCGACGGTGACCTGCTGGCTCAGATGGACACCGACGCCCCCGTGGCTGACGCGCTCACCACCTACCGCAGCATGCGCGACGCCGGTAAGACACCTGAGCCGGTACCGCACGTCGCGCCCACGCCGGGCAACGACGACTTCTTCGTCATCCAGGAGCATCACGCGCGTCGGCTGCACTACGACTTCCGGCTGGAGCGCAACGGCGTGCTGGTGTCATGGGCGGTCCCGAAGAACCTGCCCGATACACCGTCGGTCAACCACCTGGCCGTGCACACCGAGGATCATCCGTTCGAGTACGGAAGCTTCGAGGGTGAAATCCCGAAGGGCGAGTACGGCGGCGGCAAGGTGGTCATCTGGGACACCGGCACTTACGAGACCGAGAAATTTCGTGACCACGCTCCAGACGGTCCGGCCAAGGGCGGCGAAGTCATAATCACGTTGCACGGCAAGAAGATCGACGGCCGATACGCGCTCATTCAGACCGACGGCAAGAATTGGCTGGCGCATCGTATGAAGGAACAGGCCAACCCACAGGCCAGCGATCTGGCACCGATGCTCTCGACGGAGGGCTCGATCGCGAAGCTGACCTCGGCGCAGTGGGCGTTCGAGGGCAAATGGGACGGCTACCGAGTCCTGGTCGACGCCAATCACGGCAAACTCAATGTGCGGTCACGCCGCGGCCGCGATGTCACCGGCGAGTATCCTCAGTTCGCCTCGCTCGCTGCCGATCTCGCCGATCACCACGTCATCCTCGACGGCGAGGCGGTGGCCCTCGACAAACACGGCGTGCCGAGCTTCTCGGAAATGCAGAACCGCGCGCGGTCGACCCGCGTGGAATTCTGGGCGTTCGACATCCTGTACCTCGACGGGCGCTCACTGCTGAAGGCCAAGTACTCCGATCGGCGTCGCCTGCTCGAGGCGCTGGCCGACGGCGGCAACCTGATCGTGCCGGATCCGTTGCCCGGCGACGGCCCCGAAGCGTTGGAACACGCGCGGGAACATCGCTGGGAGGGTGTGGTCGCGAAGAAGCTGGATGCGACCTACCAGCCGGGGCGGCGATCCAAGTCGTGGATCAAGGACAAAATCTGGAACACCCAGGAAGTGGTGATCGGCGGCTGGCGCAAGGGTGACGGCGGCCGGTCCAGCGGTATCGGGGCGCTGATGCTCGGTATCCCCAGTCCAGACAATCCTGAGGGCGGCCTGCAGTTCGTCGGTCGGGTGGGCACGGGGTTCACGGAGAAGGAGCTGTCCAAACTCAAAGGCATCCTCGAGCCGCTGGCGACCGAGGAATCACCGTTCAACGCCCGCCTCTCCACAATCGACGCCAGAGGCGTCACCTTCGTCCGCCCGGAATTGGTCGGCGAAGTGCGGTACAGCGAACGGACATCCGACGATCGGCTGCGGCAACCGAGCTGGCGCGGCCTGCGCCCGGACAAGGAGCCGTCCGAGATCGTGTGGGAGTAG
- a CDS encoding FHA domain-containing protein, with translation MSSHLEVFKPSGRELVPLTGERVTVGKASTNAVALEHDPTVSRLHAILENHGSAWSIRDVGSRNGTFVNGDKITAERVLRSGDEVRVGKSRVVYLETRQSGAPIEEATIVPDAGQLPPRLTRREVDVLMVLCRPLVSDDPFPEPASVRRMAGELYVTEAAVKQHLQNLYDKFAIPTEGDRRVRLANEALRRGAVTIAQLRDSGG, from the coding sequence ATGTCTTCCCACTTGGAAGTCTTCAAGCCGTCGGGTCGAGAGCTGGTCCCGTTGACCGGTGAACGGGTGACCGTCGGCAAGGCCTCGACCAATGCGGTGGCACTCGAACACGACCCCACCGTGTCCCGGTTGCACGCCATCCTGGAGAACCACGGCTCGGCCTGGTCGATACGCGATGTGGGCAGTCGCAACGGCACCTTCGTCAACGGCGACAAGATCACCGCGGAGCGGGTCCTGCGTTCCGGCGACGAGGTGCGCGTCGGCAAGTCACGCGTGGTGTATCTGGAGACGCGGCAGTCCGGCGCGCCGATCGAGGAAGCGACGATCGTTCCCGACGCCGGCCAACTCCCGCCTCGGCTGACCCGGCGCGAGGTCGACGTGCTCATGGTGCTGTGCCGGCCGCTCGTCTCCGACGACCCGTTTCCCGAACCCGCGTCGGTGCGAAGGATGGCCGGCGAGCTGTACGTGACGGAGGCCGCCGTCAAACAGCACCTGCAGAACCTCTACGACAAGTTCGCCATCCCGACGGAGGGTGACCGTCGGGTCCGTCTTGCCAATGAGGCACTCCGGCGCGGCGCCGTCACCATCGCCCAGTTGCGCGACAGCGGAGGCTAG
- a CDS encoding HNH endonuclease signature motif containing protein, with protein MGAEAVAAAIAALRVAHDELAALSIDALTTRELVSALDDLDMLWCQLPAQSHRLLARLQCETTAKEMGAKSWRQVLAIRWRISTSEAGRRLDEAAQLGPRRSLTGEPLDPLLPCTAAAQANGLINGEHVEKIREAMDRIPGFVDTASRAVIEADWVYVATGVGPKELKDYAERAIFMLDQDGPEPDDTERARRRGVSKGPQGRDKMTPLKGNLTPEAWAIYEAIFAKWAAPGMCNPADEIPCVSGTPTQEQIDNDHRSLAQRQHDALVAVGRSVLESGELGQHNGLPTSIIIRTTLQDLESRAGVGITGGGSVIPIKDVIRMAAHANHYLAVFDGATGSALDLFRARRVASPAQRIMLIARDGGCTKPGCTVPAYGSQVHHAAKDWADDGQTNVDELGLACGPDNRMVGPDGWTTRINADNDVEWIPPEHLDTGQSRVNNYHRPERLRPPNDEPPVEMVVGESANGADDETSYGGQPSENEWFDEEWLYGPPDYEPSKDNPHEPGGPEPNAA; from the coding sequence ATGGGTGCGGAAGCGGTAGCGGCGGCGATAGCCGCACTGCGTGTTGCGCACGACGAGTTGGCCGCACTGTCGATCGATGCACTCACCACACGCGAGTTGGTCAGCGCGCTCGATGACCTCGACATGTTGTGGTGCCAGTTGCCCGCGCAGAGCCACCGCTTACTGGCGCGGTTGCAGTGCGAGACGACCGCCAAAGAGATGGGCGCCAAGTCGTGGCGACAGGTGTTGGCGATCCGATGGCGAATCTCGACATCCGAGGCCGGCCGACGCCTGGATGAGGCCGCACAGTTGGGTCCGCGACGATCTCTGACCGGTGAACCGCTCGACCCGCTGTTGCCGTGCACCGCTGCCGCCCAAGCGAATGGGCTGATCAACGGCGAGCACGTGGAAAAGATCCGCGAGGCGATGGACCGAATCCCAGGGTTCGTCGATACCGCGTCGCGCGCGGTGATCGAGGCTGACTGGGTGTACGTCGCCACCGGTGTGGGGCCCAAAGAACTTAAAGACTATGCCGAGCGCGCAATCTTCATGCTCGACCAGGACGGCCCCGAACCCGATGACACCGAACGTGCACGCCGACGCGGGGTATCGAAGGGGCCGCAGGGACGCGACAAGATGACCCCGCTCAAGGGAAACCTCACTCCCGAGGCGTGGGCGATCTACGAGGCGATTTTTGCCAAGTGGGCCGCGCCGGGAATGTGTAACCCTGCGGACGAGATCCCCTGTGTCTCAGGAACTCCGACGCAGGAACAAATCGACAACGACCACCGTAGTCTGGCGCAGCGTCAGCACGATGCGCTCGTCGCGGTCGGGCGCAGTGTGCTGGAAAGTGGTGAGCTGGGCCAGCACAACGGATTGCCGACCTCGATCATCATCCGCACCACGTTGCAGGACCTCGAATCCCGTGCCGGGGTCGGGATCACCGGCGGCGGCTCGGTGATCCCGATCAAGGACGTGATCCGGATGGCTGCTCACGCCAATCACTACCTTGCAGTGTTCGACGGGGCCACCGGATCGGCGCTGGATCTGTTCCGCGCCCGCCGCGTCGCCTCGCCGGCGCAGCGGATCATGCTCATCGCGCGCGATGGGGGCTGCACCAAACCGGGCTGCACCGTGCCTGCCTATGGCAGTCAGGTGCATCACGCTGCCAAGGACTGGGCCGATGACGGGCAGACCAACGTCGACGAACTCGGGCTGGCCTGCGGCCCGGACAATCGCATGGTCGGGCCGGACGGGTGGACGACGCGGATCAACGCCGACAACGACGTCGAATGGATTCCGCCAGAGCACCTCGACACCGGCCAATCCCGCGTCAACAACTACCACCGCCCCGAACGACTCCGCCCACCCAACGACGAACCGCCCGTTGAAATGGTGGTGGGCGAATCGGCCAACGGGGCAGATGACGAAACCTCATACGGTGGCCAACCGTCGGAAAACGAATGGTTCGACGAGGAATGGCTGTACGGGCCACCCGACTACGAACCGTCAAAGGACAACCCGCATGAACCGGGTGGACCGGAACCTAACGCCGCCTAG
- a CDS encoding serine/threonine-protein kinase encodes MASEIARELAAAGFDDAVEVGRGGSGVVYRCFQKSLGRTVAIKVLASGLDEADRERFLREGYAMGALSGHPNIVNILQVGVTDSGRPFIVMPYHAQGSLAERLRREGRIAWPEALRMGVKLCGALETAHRTGTLHRDIKPANVLFNEYREPQLSDFGTARIAGGYKTVTGFFTGTLSYTAPEVLAGNPPTVVADVYSLGATIYALIAGGPPHERKADEDLIAHYLRITSTPVPDLRPHGIPTDVCAAIEKAMSREPGDRQVSVAEFGRQLQLAQRHNGLAADPMALSEPGGELEPTGGTQALPLTGDFRRAETSAPSAERSAPSGDRSGSFVESSGPSGGERSGPGAEVSESVASSPVIPKGSTPPPDPNMFAHTTSVSLGNVPWAQVPPTPPGPPGASAPPFPQGDSAGAPGNRDRKKLLIVAGAAAAVVLLVIASVFIFTSGDNDGGAPQATPKQPPVEMQPEWEAVSDARVARGAAAATEADGTIWVFGGLGAGNRVSAAHEGYDPALDSWKGGENLPIPVQRAMAVTWEDTPVVLGGWRTEGSNQKVATDKVWRVVNSRWVELPPLLQPRAAASAAVVDDLLVVTGGVDATGKLLNTTEIYDGTGWKLGAPIPTPRQLSAAASDGRLVYVVGGSTGTSDVTAVEAYDPVADTWTTMPALPEARSDFGVAITDARLVAAGGMSSGRVLNSVEALDLTTSTWTALPDLASGRHGLAVAAVGKTVYAIGGSTSPADSQVSAAAEALKLAPRKPQPAAEWRPLPDAPTARLMAASTVLDGKIYVAGGMLGHAETLDTFESFDPKTGEWQTLPSLPIPLHHATAAAYRGEIVVLGGASDTVADASNKVFAFRDGKWEELASLQHARAAPSAAVVDDKLVVVGGQDDKQLVTQTEVFDGSSWTSAADMPTPREHLAAVSDGVYVYAVGGRALSADENIAAFERFDPESGNWEKLPDMPTPRGSYGAALVDGRIVAVGGEEPTRVLATVEMYDISTGKWTTQAPINTPVHGEVVAAVDTTVYTIGGADRPSHEGPVATVEALDFS; translated from the coding sequence ATGGCCAGCGAGATAGCGCGCGAACTGGCGGCAGCCGGGTTCGACGACGCCGTCGAGGTTGGACGAGGCGGCAGCGGTGTCGTATACCGCTGCTTCCAGAAGTCCCTGGGACGAACCGTCGCCATCAAGGTCCTCGCGTCCGGCCTCGACGAGGCCGACCGAGAGCGTTTCCTCCGCGAGGGTTATGCGATGGGCGCGCTGTCGGGCCATCCCAACATCGTGAACATCCTCCAGGTCGGCGTCACCGACAGTGGCAGACCTTTCATCGTGATGCCTTATCACGCACAGGGTTCGCTGGCGGAGCGGCTGCGTCGCGAGGGCCGCATCGCATGGCCCGAGGCGCTGCGCATGGGTGTCAAATTGTGTGGGGCGCTCGAGACCGCGCATCGCACAGGGACTTTGCACCGGGATATCAAACCCGCGAACGTGCTCTTCAACGAATACCGCGAACCACAACTGAGCGACTTCGGTACTGCGCGCATCGCCGGGGGATACAAGACGGTGACCGGATTCTTCACCGGCACACTGTCCTACACCGCGCCCGAGGTGCTGGCCGGTAATCCGCCGACCGTCGTCGCCGACGTGTACTCGCTCGGCGCCACGATCTACGCGTTGATCGCCGGAGGCCCGCCGCACGAGCGCAAGGCCGACGAGGATCTGATCGCGCATTATCTGCGGATCACGTCGACGCCCGTTCCAGACCTGCGCCCGCACGGAATCCCCACCGATGTCTGCGCCGCGATCGAAAAGGCGATGTCGCGAGAGCCCGGCGACCGGCAGGTGTCGGTGGCCGAATTCGGTCGCCAGCTGCAGTTGGCGCAACGTCACAACGGGTTGGCGGCAGACCCGATGGCGCTCAGTGAGCCCGGCGGCGAGCTGGAGCCAACGGGAGGCACCCAGGCGCTACCGCTCACAGGGGATTTCCGCCGGGCCGAAACGTCGGCGCCCAGTGCCGAAAGGTCGGCGCCCAGTGGCGACAGATCCGGATCCTTCGTCGAGAGCTCCGGACCTTCTGGGGGCGAGAGGTCCGGTCCTGGGGCTGAGGTGTCGGAATCCGTTGCGTCTTCGCCGGTCATTCCGAAGGGATCGACACCGCCGCCGGACCCGAACATGTTCGCGCACACCACCTCCGTCAGCCTGGGGAACGTGCCGTGGGCACAGGTCCCGCCGACACCGCCGGGTCCGCCGGGTGCGTCGGCTCCTCCGTTCCCGCAGGGTGATTCGGCGGGCGCACCGGGCAACCGCGATCGGAAAAAGCTTCTGATCGTCGCCGGCGCCGCGGCGGCAGTGGTGCTCCTGGTGATCGCGAGCGTCTTCATCTTCACGTCCGGCGACAACGACGGCGGGGCACCGCAAGCCACTCCGAAGCAGCCGCCGGTGGAGATGCAACCGGAATGGGAAGCGGTATCGGATGCGCGCGTCGCCCGCGGCGCGGCGGCGGCCACCGAGGCCGACGGCACCATCTGGGTCTTCGGCGGTTTGGGGGCCGGCAACCGCGTGAGCGCCGCCCACGAGGGTTACGACCCTGCCCTCGACAGCTGGAAGGGAGGCGAGAACCTGCCCATTCCGGTGCAGCGCGCGATGGCCGTGACGTGGGAGGACACCCCGGTCGTTCTCGGCGGGTGGCGGACCGAGGGTTCGAACCAGAAGGTGGCGACGGACAAGGTCTGGCGCGTGGTCAACAGCCGCTGGGTGGAGTTGCCGCCACTGTTACAGCCCCGGGCGGCAGCGTCGGCTGCCGTCGTCGACGACTTGCTCGTTGTCACCGGCGGAGTGGATGCCACCGGCAAGCTGCTGAACACCACCGAGATATACGACGGCACCGGGTGGAAGCTCGGCGCCCCCATCCCGACCCCGCGCCAACTGTCGGCGGCCGCGTCCGACGGCAGGCTCGTTTACGTGGTCGGCGGGAGCACCGGCACCTCGGACGTGACGGCTGTGGAGGCCTACGACCCCGTCGCCGACACCTGGACGACCATGCCCGCGCTTCCGGAGGCGCGCAGTGACTTCGGCGTGGCGATCACCGACGCGCGATTGGTCGCGGCCGGTGGCATGTCGTCGGGGCGGGTCCTCAATAGCGTGGAGGCGCTGGATCTCACGACGTCGACATGGACGGCGCTGCCCGATCTGGCGTCGGGTCGGCACGGCTTGGCGGTCGCCGCGGTGGGCAAGACCGTCTACGCGATCGGCGGGTCGACCAGTCCCGCGGACAGTCAGGTCTCGGCGGCTGCGGAAGCGCTCAAGCTCGCACCGCGTAAGCCGCAACCGGCAGCCGAATGGCGACCGTTGCCGGACGCGCCGACGGCGCGGCTGATGGCGGCCTCGACGGTGCTTGACGGAAAGATCTACGTCGCCGGCGGCATGCTGGGTCACGCCGAAACCCTGGATACCTTCGAGAGTTTCGACCCGAAGACCGGCGAGTGGCAGACGCTTCCTTCGTTGCCGATCCCGCTGCATCACGCCACCGCGGCCGCGTACCGCGGCGAGATCGTGGTCCTTGGTGGCGCGAGCGACACGGTCGCCGACGCGTCGAACAAGGTGTTCGCCTTCCGCGACGGAAAGTGGGAGGAACTGGCGAGCCTCCAACACGCCAGGGCCGCGCCGTCGGCGGCCGTCGTCGACGACAAGCTCGTGGTCGTCGGAGGGCAGGACGACAAGCAGCTCGTAACCCAGACCGAGGTGTTCGACGGCAGCTCTTGGACGTCGGCGGCCGATATGCCAACGCCGCGTGAGCATTTGGCTGCGGTGTCAGACGGTGTCTACGTGTACGCGGTGGGCGGTCGCGCACTGTCTGCCGACGAGAACATCGCGGCTTTCGAACGGTTCGATCCGGAGTCCGGCAACTGGGAGAAGCTGCCCGACATGCCGACTCCGCGCGGAAGCTACGGGGCGGCACTGGTCGACGGACGGATCGTCGCCGTGGGCGGCGAAGAGCCGACGCGGGTGCTCGCCACGGTCGAGATGTACGACATCTCCACCGGGAAGTGGACGACGCAGGCTCCGATCAACACCCCGGTGCACGGCGAAGTGGTCGCCGCCGTCGACACCACCGTGTACACGATCGGGGGAGCGGACCGGCCCAGCCATGAGGGGCCGGTGGCGACGGTCGAGGCGCTCGACTTCAGCTAG
- a CDS encoding linear amide C-N hydrolase, which translates to MCTRVLWNTDDRYLMAGRTMDWPESTQPTIVAFPRGRDRDGGRVGEFVAVAENPLRWASRFASLVTTVYGIGAVDGFNEAGLGMHALYLKSTDVGARDAGRPGIQMGLFGQYLLDKAGTVAEALALVDEFQPVMVEAHGRQATLHFALEDAAGDSAIIEFACGEPVIHHGREYTIMTNDPTYDEQLGLLAQQDFSHPSRDMPLPGNVNAVDRFQRAAYYAALLPESANTRQAVASIMAIMRNVSVPFGAPYAEFGVYNTEYRTVIDLNEKLYFFELSTSPNVIWIDFGALKLGDQPLAINPYDTSLIGDVTSRMQAQQVLF; encoded by the coding sequence ATGTGCACGCGGGTGCTGTGGAATACCGACGACAGATATCTCATGGCCGGACGCACGATGGACTGGCCTGAGTCGACACAGCCGACGATCGTCGCGTTCCCGCGAGGGCGTGACCGCGACGGCGGCAGGGTCGGCGAGTTCGTCGCGGTCGCGGAGAACCCGCTGCGTTGGGCCAGCCGCTTCGCCAGCCTGGTGACGACCGTGTACGGCATCGGCGCCGTCGACGGATTCAACGAGGCAGGGCTCGGAATGCACGCGCTGTACCTCAAGTCAACCGACGTCGGAGCCCGCGACGCGGGCCGGCCGGGGATCCAGATGGGATTGTTCGGCCAGTACCTGCTCGACAAGGCGGGCACCGTCGCCGAGGCATTGGCGTTGGTGGATGAGTTCCAGCCAGTGATGGTCGAGGCGCACGGACGGCAGGCCACCCTGCACTTCGCGCTCGAGGACGCCGCCGGGGACTCGGCGATCATCGAGTTCGCCTGCGGCGAGCCCGTCATCCACCACGGCCGTGAGTACACCATCATGACCAATGACCCCACCTATGACGAGCAGCTGGGTTTGCTTGCCCAGCAGGACTTTTCGCATCCGAGTCGTGATATGCCGTTGCCGGGAAACGTGAATGCCGTTGACCGCTTCCAGCGCGCTGCGTACTACGCCGCACTGCTACCTGAGTCGGCGAATACCCGGCAGGCGGTGGCGAGCATCATGGCCATCATGCGCAACGTGTCGGTTCCGTTCGGCGCCCCGTACGCCGAGTTCGGTGTCTACAACACCGAATACCGGACGGTCATCGACCTGAACGAGAAGCTGTACTTCTTCGAACTGTCTACGAGCCCGAACGTGATCTGGATCGACTTCGGCGCACTGAAACTCGGCGATCAGCCATTGGCGATCAACCCGTACGACACCAGTCTCATCGGCGACGTCACGTCGCGAATGCAAGCGCAACAGGTGCTGTTCTGA
- a CDS encoding IS110 family transposase, giving the protein MVGQRTSVGLDVHARSVVACGLDRETGEVVERRLTPEHREILDWIGDLPGPVAVTYEAGPTGFCLARALDAAGVECQVAAPSKLIRPAGDRVKTDARDAAHLARLLHLGQITAVAIPSADQEAARDLVRAREDCRGDLMAARHRLSKLLLRQGIVYYGGATWTSRHELWLRQQRFDNRALQLTYDATFDAMTSCVDRRERLEAAIEEMAADSEFTPVVRRLGCLRGIATLTAFGLATEIGDWHRLTGRTIGAYLGLVPSEFSSGGSRVQGEVTKTGNKHVRRLLVEAAWHHRSPYRPGAVLRRRWDLACPAARARGQAANRRLHQRWANFDQRKKRSVVANIAVARELAGWCWSLAVLDGE; this is encoded by the coding sequence GTGGTAGGTCAGCGTACGAGTGTCGGTTTGGATGTGCACGCACGTTCGGTTGTCGCGTGCGGATTGGACCGGGAAACCGGTGAAGTCGTTGAACGGCGGCTGACACCGGAGCACCGCGAAATCCTGGACTGGATTGGCGACTTGCCGGGTCCGGTGGCGGTGACCTATGAGGCCGGTCCCACCGGATTCTGTCTGGCGCGAGCTCTAGACGCGGCCGGGGTCGAGTGCCAGGTCGCCGCGCCCTCGAAACTGATCCGTCCCGCTGGCGATCGGGTCAAGACCGATGCGCGCGATGCGGCGCATCTGGCTCGGTTGTTACATCTGGGTCAGATCACCGCGGTCGCGATTCCCTCCGCCGATCAGGAAGCGGCTCGTGATCTGGTGCGGGCACGCGAGGACTGCCGCGGCGATTTGATGGCCGCGCGGCACCGGCTATCGAAACTGCTTCTGCGGCAGGGCATCGTGTACTACGGCGGCGCGACCTGGACCAGTCGTCACGAACTGTGGCTGCGCCAGCAGCGCTTCGACAACCGGGCACTGCAGCTGACCTATGACGCGACCTTCGACGCCATGACCTCGTGCGTGGACCGCAGGGAACGGCTGGAGGCAGCGATCGAGGAGATGGCCGCCGACAGTGAGTTCACCCCGGTGGTCCGACGGCTGGGGTGTCTGCGCGGGATCGCCACGCTGACGGCGTTCGGGCTGGCCACCGAGATCGGCGACTGGCACCGGTTGACCGGTCGCACGATCGGCGCCTACCTGGGGCTGGTCCCATCCGAATTCTCCTCCGGTGGCAGTCGGGTGCAGGGCGAGGTAACCAAGACCGGCAACAAGCACGTACGACGCCTGTTGGTCGAAGCGGCGTGGCACCATCGCAGCCCGTATCGGCCGGGTGCGGTGTTGCGGCGTCGGTGGGATCTGGCCTGCCCGGCGGCGCGGGCTCGGGGTCAGGCCGCCAACCGACGCCTGCATCAGCGTTGGGCGAACTTCGATCAACGCAAGAAGCGATCCGTGGTCGCCAACATCGCGGTGGCCAGAGAGCTGGCCGGCTGGTGCTGGTCGTTGGCGGTGCTTGACGGCGAGTAG